Proteins from one Peromyscus eremicus chromosome 8a, PerEre_H2_v1, whole genome shotgun sequence genomic window:
- the LOC131916175 gene encoding zinc finger protein 120-like isoform X2, protein MLETYRNLTAIGYSWEDRNVEEHHQSSRRHERHERSHTGEEPSVYTQYGKVFAYDSHLQKHGRTHTVEKPYECNQYGKAFASHRNLRIHKRTHTGEKPYECSQCGKAFVQQGYLQMHERIQSGEKLYECNQCGKAFVFRSSLQRHKRTHTGEKPYKCNQCGKAFGYQSSLQMHKRTHTGEKPYNCNQCGGAFSTQSSFQLHRRTHTREKPYECNQCGKAFEQQGHLQMH, encoded by the exons atgctggagacttACAGGAACCTCACTGCTATAGGATACAGTTGGGAAGACCGTAATGTTGAAGAACACCATCAAAGTTCTAGAAGGCATgaaaggcatgaaagaagtcatactggagaggAACCTTCTGTATATACTCAATATGGTAAAGTCTTTGCATATGACAGTCATCTTCAAAAGCATGgaagaacacatactgtagagaaaccctatgaatgtaatcagtatggtaaagcctttgcatctCACAGAAATCTgcgaatacataaaagaacacatactggagagaaaccctatgaatgtagtcaatgtggtaaagcctttgtacaacagggttatcttcaaat GCATGAAAGAATACaaagtggagagaaactctatgaatgtaatcagtgtggtaaagcctttgttttTCGCAGTAGTctccaaagacataaaagaacacatactggagagaaaccctataaatgtaatcaatgtggtaaagcatttggATATCAGAgttctcttcaaatgcataaaagaacacatactggagagaaaccctataactGTAATCAATGTGGTGGAGCATTCTCTACACAGAGTAGTTTCCAATTACATAGAAGGAcccatactagagagaaaccctatgaatgtaatcagtgtggtaaagcctttgaacaACAgggtcatcttcaaatgcattaa
- the LOC131916175 gene encoding zinc finger protein 431-like isoform X1 — MLETYRNLTAIGYSWEDRNVEEHHQSSRRHERHERSHTGEEPSVYTQYGKVFAYDSHLQKHGRTHTVEKPYECNQYGKAFASHRNLRIHKRTHTGEKPYECSQCGKAFVQQGYLQMHKRTHNG; from the coding sequence atgctggagacttACAGGAACCTCACTGCTATAGGATACAGTTGGGAAGACCGTAATGTTGAAGAACACCATCAAAGTTCTAGAAGGCATgaaaggcatgaaagaagtcatactggagaggAACCTTCTGTATATACTCAATATGGTAAAGTCTTTGCATATGACAGTCATCTTCAAAAGCATGgaagaacacatactgtagagaaaccctatgaatgtaatcagtatggtaaagcctttgcatctCACAGAAATCTgcgaatacataaaagaacacatactggagagaaaccctatgaatgtagtcaatgtggtaaagcctttgtacaacagggttatcttcaaatgcataaaagaacacataatggatag